The genome window AATATATGTTCAACTTACGTATATTTCTGGTACTTTTACTTATTAGTAATGAACGTTATATAATTGCTTGAGAGTTAACTTTGAATGAATGTGGAGCAAAGTTTGATCGAATTACCTTCTGATTTAGTTCCCGAAAAAATGCCCCGTCATGTGGCAGTAATTATGGACGGTAACGGGCGATGGGCAAAAAAACGTGCCTTACCCCGTGTAGTGGGACATCAAAAGGGTGTTGATGCTCTCAAAAATTTGCTTAGGTGTTGTGATGATTGGGGTGTGGATGTTTTAACAGCCTATGCTTTTTCTACGGAAAACTGGGGAAGACCTCGTTTAGAGGTAGATTTTTTAATGACTTTGTTTGAGGGGGTTTTGCGCCGAGAGTTGGCGGAAATGATGACGGAAAAAATAAAAATTCGATTTGTAGGAGATTTGAGCGTTTTACCAACTTCTTTACAACGGGAAATTGCTCACGCGATGGATACCACGGCTAATAATACGGGTATTCAGTTTAATGTAGCCACTAATTATGGTGGTCGTCAAGAAATTATCCATGCTTGTCGTCATATTGCCCGTCAGGTACAAGAAGGTAAGTTGGAGGTGGAGGATATTGATGAGGAAATTTTTGA of Cyanobacterium sp. HL-69 contains these proteins:
- the uppS gene encoding undecaprenyl diphosphate synthase UppS, encoding MNVEQSLIELPSDLVPEKMPRHVAVIMDGNGRWAKKRALPRVVGHQKGVDALKNLLRCCDDWGVDVLTAYAFSTENWGRPRLEVDFLMTLFEGVLRRELAEMMTEKIKIRFVGDLSVLPTSLQREIAHAMDTTANNTGIQFNVATNYGGRQEIIHACRHIARQVQEGKLEVEDIDEEIFESHLYTKGIINPDLLIRTSGEMRLSNFLLWQMAYGEMYVTPTLWPDFNRQEFYQALLDYQKRDRRFGKVKEE